From Eremothecium sinecaudum strain ATCC 58844 chromosome III, complete sequence:
TAACTAATGGGTTAGCCATGGCGTTCATGGTAGGCAGGATTATTGTTGCTCATTTGACGAAGCAGGAATTTCCTACGAAAAATGCTCCATTATTCATCCCTTCTGCCTTGTTGCTATTGAAGTACTTAGTTGCAGACATATTGGGTCATAACTCAGAAAAGACGATTTGGGCACTACAGTGGTTTGGTTTTGGATTAGCCGCTGGTATTCACGCCATGTTCGTCACTGAGGTGATCTACGAATTTACAACCTACTTGGATATCTATGCGTTGACCATCAAGCACCGCAAGAAAGCTTAGTCGTATTTTATAAAGCGTGTACACGCGAGTAACACATTGTTCATAAAAACTACATGAGCGAATTAGGATTGATCCTTTAATCATTTGCGTTATATACAGGGGAACTTAGCTTATATATTAGGCCCTTGGGCCAATCAATCAACCTCAATTTTATAGAGCTGCAGGAGCCGCTGCTGTGTCGCCCGAAGCCAAAATGTCATTAGCATCTTTTTGTAAGTCGAAACTCTTCTCCATTTCAATCAACTGTTGCTCAGCAAGAATAGATAACGACAAAGGAACACCTAAAAGCAAGGCAGAAGTAGTTACCATCCACAAGAGATTACCGCCCTTAGAGAAAATTCCATGGAATATAGAAGAAGTCATGTTGTAAGCGGATTTTAGAGCGCTCATTTGTTGTGGTGGAATAATATCCTTCAATGCAACAATTCTATCGTAAAGGGTTTCGTTTTCACCATAGTAGTCTTCCCCATCACTGGAGTagtcttcttcatcagagCTTTCTTCAGCCTTTTCAGAGCCAAAAGGTTGAGGGTTGATAGGTTTTTGGCCTAAGTTTTGAGAGTCTTCGGTAATTTCTGTTAGCTCCACCATTTTGAATCTTTAATACCGTTTTATTTTGCAACTATTATATCGTGAAGCAAAGTTGGATTAACTTACTTAGTGTTACCTTTTGATTCTTGAAGCGTA
This genomic window contains:
- the TOM22 gene encoding Tom22p (Syntenic homolog of Ashbya gossypii AGR345C; Syntenic homolog of Saccharomyces cerevisiae YNL131W (TOM22)); translated protein: MVELTEITEDSQNLGQKPINPQPFGSEKAEESSDEEDYSSDGEDYYGENETLYDRIVALKDIIPPQQMSALKSAYNMTSSIFHGIFSKGGNLLWMVTTSALLLGVPLSLSILAEQQLIEMEKSFDLQKDANDILASGDTAAAPAAL